The Hippoglossus stenolepis isolate QCI-W04-F060 chromosome 11, HSTE1.2, whole genome shotgun sequence genome includes a window with the following:
- the itga6b gene encoding integrin alpha-6b isoform X2, producing the protein MGSLTQLDHEDTEHQFGGGCVCFLLVGAPRAKAIKGQKSKVTGGLYSCDMSSSSTGCIRINFDNDEDLTKESKENQWMGVTVNSQGPGGKIVTCAHRYQRRTNVNTAIESRDIIGRCYVLSQNLEIDPQAREDGGVWHFCEGRPRGHESFGSCQQGLSATFDKEYHYLIFGAPGAYNWKGVVRLEQKNDTLVEQGIYDDGPFEAGDEREKNPDLVPAPVNSYLGFSLDSGMSLTKKRQLTVVAGAPRANHSGAVVLLKAGPAASNILLEEYTLKGEGLASSFGYDLAVLDLNGDGWQDIVVGAPQYFEKDREIGGAVYVYVNEAGRWNGVKPTRIDGPKDSMFGIAVENLGDINKDGYQDFAVGAPYDNEGSGNVYIYIGSATGLSSKKAQVLSGKAVSVRLFGYSLAGNMDLDENSYPDLAVGTLSDSVFVFKSRPVINIDKVIKFTPKEIDLTKKNCASGFCLEVEVCFTYTAKPESYTPKLTVVYTLQADVDHRNRGLSSRATFAEISDSVKPYESKGTITMNSKGAKQCFKRQLAIQDKIRDKLHGIPIEVTVDIQNAKRKRRQSSDLPPPILDALEEMVTRSEVNFLKEGCGSNNVCESKLQVQCQYGNMASDKDPFIPLKKGENGVPLILLSNQKDITLEVNVTNLKGDDAHEARLVASFPRSLTYSAYRVKDPQITCRANNEGSNLDCDLGNPFKRDSQTTIYITLGTSRISTNNTELEIDLQLNTTSKQQIESVKAKAKVAIMLQLSLSGQIQPSQVYYTGKVKDETAMKTESDAGPAIKHQFRIINLGKRLTGIDSATLNIRWPKQAEPGKRLLYLMRISSTGVENLECTPKEEINSLRLESSSNRRRRSAENSQGSDEGVISRLEQKKSISLSCDSGADCVNIKCPLQGLDSNALITIHSRLWNSTFIKHYSKLHHVEVTVTASLDIDSTKKNTFLQNANAEVKLTVFPEMRAAQHGSVPWWIILLSILLSLLLLGLLAFLLWKCGFFNRAKYEDKVPSYNAVRIKREERAINAGNGKWENLEKKPWMTTWHDSEHYS; encoded by the exons ATGGGGTCTTTGACTCAGCTGGACCATGAGGACACGGAACATCAGTTTGGCGgcggatgtgtgtgttt TCTGCTGGTTGGCGCCCCGAGAGCGAAAGCCATAAAAGGTCAAAAATCCAAAGTGACAGGAGGACTGTACAGCTGTGACATGAGCTCCAGCTCAACTGGCTGCATCAGAATTAACTTTGATAATGACG AGGATCTAACCAAAGAGAGCAAAGAGAACCAGTGGATGGGAGTGACAGTCAACAGTCAGGGGCCAGGAGGGAAGATTGTG ACCTGTGCCCATCGCTACCAGCGCCGGACCAATGTGAATACAGCCATCGAATCACGTGACATTATTGGTCGCTGCTACGTCCTGAGTCAGAACTTGGAAATCGATCCTCAAGCGAGGGAAGATGGAGGTGTCTGGCACTTTTGTGAGGGCCGGCCCAGAGGCCACGAGAGTTTTGGATCCTGCCAGCAGGGCCTCTCTGCCACGTTCGACAAGGAGTACCACTACCTCATCTTTGGGGCTCCAGGAGCATACAACTGGAAAG GCGTGGTACGCTTGGAACAAAAAAATGACACCCTAGTAGAACAGGGCATCTATGACGATGGTCCATTTGAGGCGGGCgacgagagagaaaagaacCCCGACCTGGTCCCTGCCCCGGTCAACAGCTACCTGG GATTTTCTCTGGACTCGGGCATGAGTTTGACCAAGAAACGTCAGCTGACAGTGGTGGCGGGAGCTCCTCGGGCGAACCACAGCGGGGCGGTGGTGCTGCTGAAGGCAGGCCCGGCCGCGAGCAACATCTTGCTGGAAGAGTACACCCTGAAAGGGGAGGGGCTTGCGTCGTCTTTCGGCTATGATCTGGCTGTGCTGGATCTCAACGGGGACGG CTGGCAGGACATAGTGGTGGGAGCACCTCAGTACTTCGAGAAGGATCGAGAAATTGGTGGAGCCGTTTACGTCTACGTCAACGAAGCAGGAAGATGGAACGGAGTCAAACCGACCAGAATAGACGGACCTAAAGACTCCATGTTTGGCATCGCTGTGGAAAACCTGGGAGACATCAATAAGGATGGTTACCAGG ATTTTGCAGTGGGAGCTCCTTATGACAATGAAGGGTCAGGGAACGTTTACATCTACATTGGATCCGCTACAGGACTCAGCTCTAAAAAAGCTCAG GTGCTGTCGGGCAAGGCTGTAAGTGTAAGGCTGTTTGGCTACTCTTTGGCAGGCAACATGGACCTGGATGAGAACTCCTACCCCGACCTGGCTGTCGGAACCCTCTCCGactctgtctttgtgttcaa ATCACGGCCAGTTATTAACATCGACAAAGTAATCAAGTTCACACCGAAGGAAATCGACCTCACCAAGAAGAACTGTGCCAGTGGCTTTTG CTTGGAAGTTGAGGTCTGCTTCACTTACACTGCCAAGCCCGAGAGCTACACTCCCAAACTGA CGGTGGTGTACACTCTGCAGGCGGACGTTGACCACAGGAACAGAGGTCTCAGTTCCAGGGCGACCTTCGCCGAGATCTCCGACTCTGTCAAACCGTATGAATCCAAGGGGACCATCACCATGAACAGCAAAGGAGCAAAACAGTGCTTTAAACGTCAGCTTGCCATTCAG GACAAAATTCGAGACAAGCTGCACGGGATCCCCATCGAAGTGACTGTGGACATCCAGAACGCCAAACGTAAACGcaggcagagctcagatcttcCGCCCCCAATTCTAGACGCTCTAGAGGAGATGGTAACTCGATCAGAG GTGAATTTTCTGAAGGAGGGTTGTGGCAGCAACAATGTTTGCGAGAGCAAGCTGCAGGTGCAATGTCAATACGGCAACATGGCGAGTGACAAGGACCCCTTCATTCCATTAAAAAAGGG GGAGAACGGCGTGCCCCTAATCTTGCTCAGCAACCAGAAGGACATCACCTTGGAGGTCAACGTGACCAATCTCAAAGGAGATGACGCACATGAAGCACGTTTGGTGGCCTCCTTCCCGCGCTCCCTGACCTACTCAGCTTACCGTGTTAAG GATCCGCAAATCACCTGCAGAGCCAATAACGAGGGTTCCAATTTGGATTGTGACCTTGGAAACCCTTTCAAACGTGACTCACAG ACGACCATCTACATTACTTTGGGTACATCCCGCATCTCTACCAACAATACTGAACTGGAGATTGATCTTCAGTTAAATAC CACAAGCAAACAGCAAATAGAATCTGTCAAAGCAAAGGCAAAGGTGGCCATCATGTTGCAGCTGTCGCTTTCAGG ACAAATCCAGCCGTCTCAGGTCTACTATACAGGAAAGGTCAAAGATGAGACGGCCATGAAGACTGAAAGTGACGCAGGCCCTGCCATCAAACATCAGTTCAGA ATAATCAACTTGGGAAAACGCTTGACAGGTATTGACAGCGCCACCCTCAACATCAGGTGGCCAAAGCAGGCGGAGCCGGGCAAGAGGCTGCTCTACCTGATGAGGATCAGCTCCACAGGAGTGGAGAATTTAGAGTGCACTCCTAAAGAGGAGATCAACAGTCTGAGACTG GAATCAAGTAGCAACAGGAGAAGAAGATCAGCAGAAAACTCCCAGGGAAGTGATGAAGGCGTTATTTCCCGTTTGGAACAAAAGAAATCAATATctctg TCCTGTGACAGCGGGGCTGATTGTGTGAACATAAAGTGCCCCCTGCAGGGCCTGGACAGTAATGCACTCATCACTATCCACTCTCGCCTTTGGAACAGCACCTTCATCAAG CATTATTCCAAGTTACATCATGTGGAGGTGACAGTGACGGCCTCTCTGGACATTGACAGCACAAAGAAGAACACATTTCTGCAAAACGCTAATGCTgag GTGAAACTGACGGTGTTCCCAGAGATGCGTGCAGCTCAACATGGATCAGTGCCATGGTGGATCATATTGCTGTCCATCCTcctcagcctgctgctgctgggcctCTTGGCTTTCCTCCTCTGGAAG TGCGGCTTTTTTAATCGTGCCAAATATGAAGACAAGGTCCCCAGTTACAACGCGGTTCGGATCAAACGGGAGGAGAGAGCCATAAATGCTGGAAATGGTAAATgggagaacctggagaagaaGCCATGGATGACGACCTGGCATGACAGCGAACATTATTCTTAA
- the itga6b gene encoding integrin alpha-6b isoform X3 → MVGRITCGLWLPVLLVGCGGLWAFNLDTDNVQRKNGDRGSLFGFSMALHQQLKPQDKRFLLVGAPRAKAIKGQKSKVTGGLYSCDMSSSSTGCIRINFDNDEDLTKESKENQWMGVTVNSQGPGGKIVTCAHRYQRRTNVNTAIESRDIIGRCYVLSQNLEIDPQAREDGGVWHFCEGRPRGHESFGSCQQGLSATFDKEYHYLIFGAPGAYNWKGVVRLEQKNDTLVEQGIYDDGPFEAGDEREKNPDLVPAPVNSYLGFSLDSGMSLTKKRQLTVVAGAPRANHSGAVVLLKAGPAASNILLEEYTLKGEGLASSFGYDLAVLDLNGDGWQDIVVGAPQYFEKDREIGGAVYVYVNEAGRWNGVKPTRIDGPKDSMFGIAVENLGDINKDGYQDFAVGAPYDNEGSGNVYIYIGSATGLSSKKAQVLSGKAVSVRLFGYSLAGNMDLDENSYPDLAVGTLSDSVFVFKSRPVINIDKVIKFTPKEIDLTKKNCASGFCLEVEVCFTYTAKPESYTPKLTVVYTLQADVDHRNRGLSSRATFAEISDSVKPYESKGTITMNSKGAKQCFKRQLAIQDKIRDKLHGIPIEVTVDIQNAKRKRRQSSDLPPPILDALEEMVTRSEVNFLKEGCGSNNVCESKLQVQCQYGNMASDKDPFIPLKKGENGVPLILLSNQKDITLEVNVTNLKGDDAHEARLVASFPRSLTYSAYRVKDPQITCRANNEGSNLDCDLGNPFKRDSQTTIYITLGTSRISTNNTELEIDLQLNTTSKQQIESVKAKAKVAIMLQLSLSGQIQPSQVYYTGKVKDETAMKTESDAGPAIKHQFRIINLGKRLTGIDSATLNIRWPKQAEPGKRLLYLMRISSTGVENLECTPKEEINSLRLESSSNRRRRSAENSQGSDEGVISRLEQKKSISLSCDSGADCVNIKCPLQGLDSNALITIHSRLWNSTFIKHYSKLHHVEVTVTASLDIDSTKKNTFLQNANAEVKLTVFPEMRAAQHGSVPWWIILLSILLSLLLLGLLAFLLWKCGVFGKKNKEEPPEKETLTSNA, encoded by the exons TCTGCTGGTTGGCGCCCCGAGAGCGAAAGCCATAAAAGGTCAAAAATCCAAAGTGACAGGAGGACTGTACAGCTGTGACATGAGCTCCAGCTCAACTGGCTGCATCAGAATTAACTTTGATAATGACG AGGATCTAACCAAAGAGAGCAAAGAGAACCAGTGGATGGGAGTGACAGTCAACAGTCAGGGGCCAGGAGGGAAGATTGTG ACCTGTGCCCATCGCTACCAGCGCCGGACCAATGTGAATACAGCCATCGAATCACGTGACATTATTGGTCGCTGCTACGTCCTGAGTCAGAACTTGGAAATCGATCCTCAAGCGAGGGAAGATGGAGGTGTCTGGCACTTTTGTGAGGGCCGGCCCAGAGGCCACGAGAGTTTTGGATCCTGCCAGCAGGGCCTCTCTGCCACGTTCGACAAGGAGTACCACTACCTCATCTTTGGGGCTCCAGGAGCATACAACTGGAAAG GCGTGGTACGCTTGGAACAAAAAAATGACACCCTAGTAGAACAGGGCATCTATGACGATGGTCCATTTGAGGCGGGCgacgagagagaaaagaacCCCGACCTGGTCCCTGCCCCGGTCAACAGCTACCTGG GATTTTCTCTGGACTCGGGCATGAGTTTGACCAAGAAACGTCAGCTGACAGTGGTGGCGGGAGCTCCTCGGGCGAACCACAGCGGGGCGGTGGTGCTGCTGAAGGCAGGCCCGGCCGCGAGCAACATCTTGCTGGAAGAGTACACCCTGAAAGGGGAGGGGCTTGCGTCGTCTTTCGGCTATGATCTGGCTGTGCTGGATCTCAACGGGGACGG CTGGCAGGACATAGTGGTGGGAGCACCTCAGTACTTCGAGAAGGATCGAGAAATTGGTGGAGCCGTTTACGTCTACGTCAACGAAGCAGGAAGATGGAACGGAGTCAAACCGACCAGAATAGACGGACCTAAAGACTCCATGTTTGGCATCGCTGTGGAAAACCTGGGAGACATCAATAAGGATGGTTACCAGG ATTTTGCAGTGGGAGCTCCTTATGACAATGAAGGGTCAGGGAACGTTTACATCTACATTGGATCCGCTACAGGACTCAGCTCTAAAAAAGCTCAG GTGCTGTCGGGCAAGGCTGTAAGTGTAAGGCTGTTTGGCTACTCTTTGGCAGGCAACATGGACCTGGATGAGAACTCCTACCCCGACCTGGCTGTCGGAACCCTCTCCGactctgtctttgtgttcaa ATCACGGCCAGTTATTAACATCGACAAAGTAATCAAGTTCACACCGAAGGAAATCGACCTCACCAAGAAGAACTGTGCCAGTGGCTTTTG CTTGGAAGTTGAGGTCTGCTTCACTTACACTGCCAAGCCCGAGAGCTACACTCCCAAACTGA CGGTGGTGTACACTCTGCAGGCGGACGTTGACCACAGGAACAGAGGTCTCAGTTCCAGGGCGACCTTCGCCGAGATCTCCGACTCTGTCAAACCGTATGAATCCAAGGGGACCATCACCATGAACAGCAAAGGAGCAAAACAGTGCTTTAAACGTCAGCTTGCCATTCAG GACAAAATTCGAGACAAGCTGCACGGGATCCCCATCGAAGTGACTGTGGACATCCAGAACGCCAAACGTAAACGcaggcagagctcagatcttcCGCCCCCAATTCTAGACGCTCTAGAGGAGATGGTAACTCGATCAGAG GTGAATTTTCTGAAGGAGGGTTGTGGCAGCAACAATGTTTGCGAGAGCAAGCTGCAGGTGCAATGTCAATACGGCAACATGGCGAGTGACAAGGACCCCTTCATTCCATTAAAAAAGGG GGAGAACGGCGTGCCCCTAATCTTGCTCAGCAACCAGAAGGACATCACCTTGGAGGTCAACGTGACCAATCTCAAAGGAGATGACGCACATGAAGCACGTTTGGTGGCCTCCTTCCCGCGCTCCCTGACCTACTCAGCTTACCGTGTTAAG GATCCGCAAATCACCTGCAGAGCCAATAACGAGGGTTCCAATTTGGATTGTGACCTTGGAAACCCTTTCAAACGTGACTCACAG ACGACCATCTACATTACTTTGGGTACATCCCGCATCTCTACCAACAATACTGAACTGGAGATTGATCTTCAGTTAAATAC CACAAGCAAACAGCAAATAGAATCTGTCAAAGCAAAGGCAAAGGTGGCCATCATGTTGCAGCTGTCGCTTTCAGG ACAAATCCAGCCGTCTCAGGTCTACTATACAGGAAAGGTCAAAGATGAGACGGCCATGAAGACTGAAAGTGACGCAGGCCCTGCCATCAAACATCAGTTCAGA ATAATCAACTTGGGAAAACGCTTGACAGGTATTGACAGCGCCACCCTCAACATCAGGTGGCCAAAGCAGGCGGAGCCGGGCAAGAGGCTGCTCTACCTGATGAGGATCAGCTCCACAGGAGTGGAGAATTTAGAGTGCACTCCTAAAGAGGAGATCAACAGTCTGAGACTG GAATCAAGTAGCAACAGGAGAAGAAGATCAGCAGAAAACTCCCAGGGAAGTGATGAAGGCGTTATTTCCCGTTTGGAACAAAAGAAATCAATATctctg TCCTGTGACAGCGGGGCTGATTGTGTGAACATAAAGTGCCCCCTGCAGGGCCTGGACAGTAATGCACTCATCACTATCCACTCTCGCCTTTGGAACAGCACCTTCATCAAG CATTATTCCAAGTTACATCATGTGGAGGTGACAGTGACGGCCTCTCTGGACATTGACAGCACAAAGAAGAACACATTTCTGCAAAACGCTAATGCTgag GTGAAACTGACGGTGTTCCCAGAGATGCGTGCAGCTCAACATGGATCAGTGCCATGGTGGATCATATTGCTGTCCATCCTcctcagcctgctgctgctgggcctCTTGGCTTTCCTCCTCTGGAAG TGTGGAGTCTTtggaaaaaagaataaagaggaGCCACCAGAAAAAGAGACACTGACGtcaaatgcataa
- the itga6b gene encoding integrin alpha-6b isoform X1, which produces MVGRITCGLWLPVLLVGCGGLWAFNLDTDNVQRKNGDRGSLFGFSMALHQQLKPQDKRFLLVGAPRAKAIKGQKSKVTGGLYSCDMSSSSTGCIRINFDNDEDLTKESKENQWMGVTVNSQGPGGKIVTCAHRYQRRTNVNTAIESRDIIGRCYVLSQNLEIDPQAREDGGVWHFCEGRPRGHESFGSCQQGLSATFDKEYHYLIFGAPGAYNWKGVVRLEQKNDTLVEQGIYDDGPFEAGDEREKNPDLVPAPVNSYLGFSLDSGMSLTKKRQLTVVAGAPRANHSGAVVLLKAGPAASNILLEEYTLKGEGLASSFGYDLAVLDLNGDGWQDIVVGAPQYFEKDREIGGAVYVYVNEAGRWNGVKPTRIDGPKDSMFGIAVENLGDINKDGYQDFAVGAPYDNEGSGNVYIYIGSATGLSSKKAQVLSGKAVSVRLFGYSLAGNMDLDENSYPDLAVGTLSDSVFVFKSRPVINIDKVIKFTPKEIDLTKKNCASGFCLEVEVCFTYTAKPESYTPKLTVVYTLQADVDHRNRGLSSRATFAEISDSVKPYESKGTITMNSKGAKQCFKRQLAIQDKIRDKLHGIPIEVTVDIQNAKRKRRQSSDLPPPILDALEEMVTRSEVNFLKEGCGSNNVCESKLQVQCQYGNMASDKDPFIPLKKGENGVPLILLSNQKDITLEVNVTNLKGDDAHEARLVASFPRSLTYSAYRVKDPQITCRANNEGSNLDCDLGNPFKRDSQTTIYITLGTSRISTNNTELEIDLQLNTTSKQQIESVKAKAKVAIMLQLSLSGQIQPSQVYYTGKVKDETAMKTESDAGPAIKHQFRIINLGKRLTGIDSATLNIRWPKQAEPGKRLLYLMRISSTGVENLECTPKEEINSLRLESSSNRRRRSAENSQGSDEGVISRLEQKKSISLSCDSGADCVNIKCPLQGLDSNALITIHSRLWNSTFIKHYSKLHHVEVTVTASLDIDSTKKNTFLQNANAEVKLTVFPEMRAAQHGSVPWWIILLSILLSLLLLGLLAFLLWKCGFFNRAKYEDKVPSYNAVRIKREERAINAGNGKWENLEKKPWMTTWHDSEHYS; this is translated from the exons TCTGCTGGTTGGCGCCCCGAGAGCGAAAGCCATAAAAGGTCAAAAATCCAAAGTGACAGGAGGACTGTACAGCTGTGACATGAGCTCCAGCTCAACTGGCTGCATCAGAATTAACTTTGATAATGACG AGGATCTAACCAAAGAGAGCAAAGAGAACCAGTGGATGGGAGTGACAGTCAACAGTCAGGGGCCAGGAGGGAAGATTGTG ACCTGTGCCCATCGCTACCAGCGCCGGACCAATGTGAATACAGCCATCGAATCACGTGACATTATTGGTCGCTGCTACGTCCTGAGTCAGAACTTGGAAATCGATCCTCAAGCGAGGGAAGATGGAGGTGTCTGGCACTTTTGTGAGGGCCGGCCCAGAGGCCACGAGAGTTTTGGATCCTGCCAGCAGGGCCTCTCTGCCACGTTCGACAAGGAGTACCACTACCTCATCTTTGGGGCTCCAGGAGCATACAACTGGAAAG GCGTGGTACGCTTGGAACAAAAAAATGACACCCTAGTAGAACAGGGCATCTATGACGATGGTCCATTTGAGGCGGGCgacgagagagaaaagaacCCCGACCTGGTCCCTGCCCCGGTCAACAGCTACCTGG GATTTTCTCTGGACTCGGGCATGAGTTTGACCAAGAAACGTCAGCTGACAGTGGTGGCGGGAGCTCCTCGGGCGAACCACAGCGGGGCGGTGGTGCTGCTGAAGGCAGGCCCGGCCGCGAGCAACATCTTGCTGGAAGAGTACACCCTGAAAGGGGAGGGGCTTGCGTCGTCTTTCGGCTATGATCTGGCTGTGCTGGATCTCAACGGGGACGG CTGGCAGGACATAGTGGTGGGAGCACCTCAGTACTTCGAGAAGGATCGAGAAATTGGTGGAGCCGTTTACGTCTACGTCAACGAAGCAGGAAGATGGAACGGAGTCAAACCGACCAGAATAGACGGACCTAAAGACTCCATGTTTGGCATCGCTGTGGAAAACCTGGGAGACATCAATAAGGATGGTTACCAGG ATTTTGCAGTGGGAGCTCCTTATGACAATGAAGGGTCAGGGAACGTTTACATCTACATTGGATCCGCTACAGGACTCAGCTCTAAAAAAGCTCAG GTGCTGTCGGGCAAGGCTGTAAGTGTAAGGCTGTTTGGCTACTCTTTGGCAGGCAACATGGACCTGGATGAGAACTCCTACCCCGACCTGGCTGTCGGAACCCTCTCCGactctgtctttgtgttcaa ATCACGGCCAGTTATTAACATCGACAAAGTAATCAAGTTCACACCGAAGGAAATCGACCTCACCAAGAAGAACTGTGCCAGTGGCTTTTG CTTGGAAGTTGAGGTCTGCTTCACTTACACTGCCAAGCCCGAGAGCTACACTCCCAAACTGA CGGTGGTGTACACTCTGCAGGCGGACGTTGACCACAGGAACAGAGGTCTCAGTTCCAGGGCGACCTTCGCCGAGATCTCCGACTCTGTCAAACCGTATGAATCCAAGGGGACCATCACCATGAACAGCAAAGGAGCAAAACAGTGCTTTAAACGTCAGCTTGCCATTCAG GACAAAATTCGAGACAAGCTGCACGGGATCCCCATCGAAGTGACTGTGGACATCCAGAACGCCAAACGTAAACGcaggcagagctcagatcttcCGCCCCCAATTCTAGACGCTCTAGAGGAGATGGTAACTCGATCAGAG GTGAATTTTCTGAAGGAGGGTTGTGGCAGCAACAATGTTTGCGAGAGCAAGCTGCAGGTGCAATGTCAATACGGCAACATGGCGAGTGACAAGGACCCCTTCATTCCATTAAAAAAGGG GGAGAACGGCGTGCCCCTAATCTTGCTCAGCAACCAGAAGGACATCACCTTGGAGGTCAACGTGACCAATCTCAAAGGAGATGACGCACATGAAGCACGTTTGGTGGCCTCCTTCCCGCGCTCCCTGACCTACTCAGCTTACCGTGTTAAG GATCCGCAAATCACCTGCAGAGCCAATAACGAGGGTTCCAATTTGGATTGTGACCTTGGAAACCCTTTCAAACGTGACTCACAG ACGACCATCTACATTACTTTGGGTACATCCCGCATCTCTACCAACAATACTGAACTGGAGATTGATCTTCAGTTAAATAC CACAAGCAAACAGCAAATAGAATCTGTCAAAGCAAAGGCAAAGGTGGCCATCATGTTGCAGCTGTCGCTTTCAGG ACAAATCCAGCCGTCTCAGGTCTACTATACAGGAAAGGTCAAAGATGAGACGGCCATGAAGACTGAAAGTGACGCAGGCCCTGCCATCAAACATCAGTTCAGA ATAATCAACTTGGGAAAACGCTTGACAGGTATTGACAGCGCCACCCTCAACATCAGGTGGCCAAAGCAGGCGGAGCCGGGCAAGAGGCTGCTCTACCTGATGAGGATCAGCTCCACAGGAGTGGAGAATTTAGAGTGCACTCCTAAAGAGGAGATCAACAGTCTGAGACTG GAATCAAGTAGCAACAGGAGAAGAAGATCAGCAGAAAACTCCCAGGGAAGTGATGAAGGCGTTATTTCCCGTTTGGAACAAAAGAAATCAATATctctg TCCTGTGACAGCGGGGCTGATTGTGTGAACATAAAGTGCCCCCTGCAGGGCCTGGACAGTAATGCACTCATCACTATCCACTCTCGCCTTTGGAACAGCACCTTCATCAAG CATTATTCCAAGTTACATCATGTGGAGGTGACAGTGACGGCCTCTCTGGACATTGACAGCACAAAGAAGAACACATTTCTGCAAAACGCTAATGCTgag GTGAAACTGACGGTGTTCCCAGAGATGCGTGCAGCTCAACATGGATCAGTGCCATGGTGGATCATATTGCTGTCCATCCTcctcagcctgctgctgctgggcctCTTGGCTTTCCTCCTCTGGAAG TGCGGCTTTTTTAATCGTGCCAAATATGAAGACAAGGTCCCCAGTTACAACGCGGTTCGGATCAAACGGGAGGAGAGAGCCATAAATGCTGGAAATGGTAAATgggagaacctggagaagaaGCCATGGATGACGACCTGGCATGACAGCGAACATTATTCTTAA